Genomic DNA from Chanos chanos chromosome 6, fChaCha1.1, whole genome shotgun sequence:
AACTCATTGCAGTCATATATGGGATTGAAATTAAAGTACACTCAGTGATTCTGGTCACGCATTCGTATAAACGACAACATGTGTATGAATGATGACACTCTATACTGTTTATTATGTATTGCTGAACATAAAGACATGCAGCAGGAAATATCTGCTTTAACAAAAATGGTAACGTACTTTCAAGAACTGTTCCAGAGGTCTTCGCGTTTTGGACTGCCTCTGTCATGGGGACATGGCCTCTGTCAGGGTAGGGAGACAGCCCTAAATGATTATGTGTGCACTGGTCTAGGGCAGAGATCAGGCTCTCTACATCTCCATTTGGAACATCAGTCAAACCTGTAAAAACAGCAATAAGCATTCATTATCTTGCCCTTGATAGCCTATATTAAATTTGGTCGTGTGTGTTCTAACTACCCTCATGAAACACACTGATGggtcatctaaaaaaaaatttttttgtgtatttggtcTGATATGATATACTATATGCTATTctttaaacagattttaatctgtctttaaatcagcccttttttttttttttttacatttttcaccaCAGTTTAAAAACTTCTTTGCAATACAAAGACTGTAATGCACAtctttctcattctccctctgacTTAAACAAGATATGGAGACAGAAGAGTTTACACTAAGGTGTCTTTGAATGACCTTGCTGTTTCttgagtgtttctgtgagatGTTGAAGCATTGCAGCCTGTTTGAGGCACAGTGAACGAAGGCGGAGAAACTCTTGATACAGGGCAGTGTAGGcctcctccatctccatcacaacttttttttttttttaaaagagaaagaaaacaagaaaaacaggaggagTTACAAAGAAGGTAAATTTACCTTCAAACAGTGTATTTTACTGAAATTTGTAAATGAAGGACCATGTAATTCTTTCACTATGTTTTCCCGGTCAAAATTTAACTGGCCAAACGTCAAATGCAAACGGAAAGATATCAAAGAGTTAACATAGAGATTTAGCATTTCTCTTGCTCTTGATAAAAGCGTGCCTGAACACTTATAACAAATAGGACACAAGAAATTGAGGTACGTGCATTTCtcttttaactttaaaaacagatgagagGTTGGCACCTGGGTCATGTGTTGCTTGTAGGTTTTTGTAGTTTTAGCAGCAAAATAGTAAAATAGTATCTCGTCAAACTCTGTATAAGAGACATTTGCCAAATTCCAGTGTTTTAAAGGTAGCTACCAATTcgtggagaatttttttttaaattaaagttattaaaagaaATGACATGCAGTGAAATCTAAAATATCTTGGTGCACGTTAAGTTCGAATGAAAAAGGAAGCGAGAGCCACATCAGAAAGGGGAACTTGCATACAGAGTTAACCTGGATTCAGACGCCTAATTTATTAATTTCAGCAATTTTTAGATTGACTTCCGTCTCAAAATAATCTTAAAGGGTTAAAAACTGGGGAGAAGGTGAGGGGGTTCTTGCATCATTTACGTTTTCCTGTAAACTTGCCAAAAGAAGGTGTGCTCTCCGTGTAAAATACGCCGCCCTCCACCTATCGCTGACTTCTTGTTTGAAATCACTCTGCGTTCACCTGTGTATTAAAAAGCCTCAAGTCATACTTTAATTTACGCTTTTGCGACGTGTAGCCTATTTACGATGGTTGCCACACTACCCAAACAATGTCTGGAACCAGAGAATTACAAGCTAAGCAAGGAGAGTGCCTGAATCTCTTACGAAACAATTTGTCTTTTAACTACTGCCTTTTACTTCTATCAGACAGAAAACGTAATCATGCACTTCGTGACGGTTGTGCCGACAGCAGTTCTCCATCTGACAGCTTATACAGATTTCGGTAATGATTAGCTGAAGCACGCATTTGGGGACGAAAGAGCGATTTTAAAGCGTATAGATTACTTACATATATGTTTACGGTGAGTCCTGTTTCAAGGCCTGTGTTTCAAATTTTCATATTAGCTTGACAACTCTCCAAAAACTTTACATTAGTCCTTTTGTCTTAAAGAGTCGCGAGACGTATTTCCTCAATGTTGCGAAAGGAAATGGAAGGAACTCTTTACTTCAGAAAGCGTTAAACACATTCCACTTTTGGCCAGTCATCACACAGACTAAATGACGGTAAGGGTAGGGACAAAAAATCAGGAAATGGAGACTGGAACGGACTTTACAAATATAGACACACCAtacaacatttcaaaatcataatattcaagcagaaaagagaagacGATGACTGAGATTCAGTGCATGATAAAGCATGaaagttttccctttttttcatatGAGGAAAGGTGTGTAATGGCAAGATTTCTATGACCTctcatagtgtgtgtttgtggaaacgctcatttaaatggaaagtagaacaaacacagatgtaCAGTATCTCATTCTGGTATGCGGTATACTGACTGTTTGAAAACAGGTTGAGTAGGCACATAtctaaaaaaaagttaagtCAAATGAACGTGCAGATTTTCTAGTTAAACTGAGATCCATTCAGATCTTCCTCCATTCATACACGGATCAGAAGGAATGACCCATTTATTTTTTGAGACAATAGCAAAATGTTCTGCAAACCAAGTTGTTGTTCCAATATAGATGCAATCTTTTTCCATTACAGTCAACCAGCAGGACTGGCAGAGCAAAGGTTTTGAGGTACAGTCAAAAAAATTTCATCTGAATGTTGCCTCTGAAATACATGTCAAAAGGACTGAAACTTAATGGTAAACACATATGCTTAGGTGGAGTCATTTATGAAAACAAGTACAAAACCTAAATAAAACAAGTACATTTTCATACTGTAACAGGCTTTTTGCATCTTTATTGAAAGACCAGAACAACAGATTTGCGAGTGATAAAAAAATCCCATTATTCAGAAACTGCATTAACTCATACTGAGGTAGTGAAGAAACAAAAGTAAGCATGGACTGGTACAGAGTGGCACAATCTCTTTGTCTTCAGGCAGAAATGAACAGGCTGAAACTGCAACAATGTGTAACAAGACTAGACACATGAATGAAGGTTCCTGGTCTGGTTTAAGGACAATAACACAAAGACATATTTGGGATATACAGATAAATCCTAAATATATATCCCTCCATCAAGTTTCATTACTTGGTATTAATAAGCTTTACTTTTCTTTGGAAGAACATCCACACTATGTTAAGCATCCAGTATGAAACCAAAACATGAAGAGAGTTCTGTCTTTGTCAATAAAAACAGACTCAAAAATATGACTTCATTGTACTTTAAGTATTACATTTTTGGCTCAAGCATATTATGGTAAACAGAATGGGCAAAATATCAACAACCTGAATGAGAAATCAACatctgaaaatatgaaaaaaaaataaacagaacttttttttgaACAAATAAAGAAGAGCCTGAGGCAGCAGTGAGTGAGTAGCCTGATGAAGTGAGAGTTACGTAAACACGACACTCAAATgtccaaaataacatttttctcaCAGACATTTCTAATTCCATTTTAATTCCCGCAAGCCTCATGTGAAACAAGTACCCAGCTCCTGGTGGTTGGTTACCTAACAACTCAAAACCTGGAGTTGTTACATTTGAGTCTAGTTACCTTGTATGTGGTGAGGTATTCACTTTTAATAATCCAAAAGCGAGTACCTTGCCAAAAAAACGATGTATAATTTAGCAATAAATTACAGGGGATGTAGAATTTAGCAATAAATTACAGGGGATTTTCCTCTGAGAGTTTATACAAATGATCAGCAGCTATTCAGCTTATTTtaaaatcagaaacacaaaaatattcaaCTCGATCAAATATGCATGATATATTAAAAATAGTATTCTATTAATTCGACATAGTTTGTAGCCTAATCATTACATAAAGTTTAAGAGCTGAGGACTAAAGTTCACAGTTGCTTTTTTTCGGTTTAAGAGCATTCAGTGCGAGTTTATATGTATCTAATGGATCAAGtacgtttcctttttttgcatGAAAGCAACAGcaaatgttgatgtttttgCAGTTATCTGTTTTCACTGGAATGTTTTATGATGTAAGTGAAGCCTAGTCTGAGACTCTGTTTCAAACTTGTTAAGCTGAGACCTGGTTCTGAGTAAGGTATCTGTACATGTAAATGTCATCATGTGGTTATTCATGATCCTCCTTTTCTGAATGACTGCGGGTAGGACAACAGTTCTGTTCCTTCATTCTTCAGGATTTTGGATAATTGATAGTAAGTAAGACCATGCTGTGTAATAGTAGAGAGGTTTCAGAATCtaatcagggaaaaaaaagagggtaaaCTATTGAAAAACGTCAGGATCaacaattataaaaaaaaaaagaaaaccatcaAACAAAGCTAAAATGATCAGAATGACTATACAGGAGACTGACCTTTAACCCGAGAAGAAAGCTGTAGCCATTGATGGAGCCAGTCTCTACACTGGCTGCTGTTCAACCTGCTGGAGTTGAGACCTCTAAGGTAACAAGCctgtaagtgagtgagagaagcaCTAGGAGTTTGTCTTAGTTCCTATTCTCTCACTCTAACCATTACCTCTATTTCAACAGTCATTTCTGAGGCATGAACCCTGACATGTTTAACtacagtaatattttttttaactatgttttaatatgttagttttttttttttccctctcacctGTATGACCTCTTTATCGCTGAGCTGCTCGAGGCCCAGAGAGACCAGAGCTCGATCCAGATACAGCAGGTCTAGGGACTTAGACACCAGCCGCCTCCGCAGCAGGAAAGCAGGTAACCACTGAGTCAGCAGCAATGGAGAACACAGCAACCTCTGGGAAAGGAAGGGAGAGGATTtaaggacagaaaaagaagaaagtaaggaaaaaagaaagaaaggtagtTAAAGATGGGATGGGTAGGAACGAAAACAAGGGTTGGATATAAGTTGGGGTGATGGTAACGGGGCAGAGGGGAAGAGGGAAGGAGATAAAACAAGTCGTagaggaaagagtgaaggaAGTAATATTCTCGTTGCTCCAAAAACCTACATCAAattaatctgacaaaaaaagcaattattAACTCAGGAGACTGCATTAATATCTGTTCCCTCGCCTGAATTACCATGTGACTGGATTCCAATGACATCATTCCTAAGGGCGGGCCAGAGAAGACCCTGCCTACAGCCTGGATGTCTGACACACTGGGATGGGCACCACTCTGTacctgaaacaaagaaaaacaaaacaaaatgatttacaaaaacaaacaacttaacTTGCCGTACATCCACATTCCAATTCAACAGAAAGCCTCGCTAAACCTTGAaaagtgctgtctgtctgagtggaTTAAATTGGTCTGACTGATTCAGCTATTATTTCCAGCTCATCATAAATATTCTATTCACTAATAGCATATTACATCATGTCATGTAGAGCAACATGGTATGTATCCTATGTAAAAAAAGGTTGATGAATCAATGAAACATCCTTTGTCAACAATGACCAAAAAGCAATTCACAGATACTAAAACCCTCAActttacagtgaaaatgaatgtgaataaGGCCGATTTACTGTTAAGGAAAATATGACCaagggggtattccaagtacgtggtttagtgactgACCCGgattagttaactcagagtaagttgtaaacctcctaatagaagagccctatggcttctttctcccagcaaaacaaagccttaGGGCTCTtccattaggaggtttactacttgctctgagttaagtTACCTGGGTTAGTCATtaaaccacgtacttggaataccccccaggaggTGAAGAGCTAGTGTGCACGGCTACTGGTCAGAAACATTATATGCGTTTGCTGAAAAGGACGTCTCCTGAAAAATAACACTGTAGAGGTGCACCTTGCTGCAGAGGTTCAGGAGCATGCTACGCTGAGGCCACTCCTTGACCAACGGTATTGTCCAGGCAACACTTCTCATAATCTCCTCATGGTGGCATGATCTCTGTGCATGTTCGATATTCAGAAATTTTCTCTGTTGCTGTGGAGTCCAAAAGTGTCGAAAGAGGAGCTGGCGTGGAAACAAGTACCTGgacaaagggagaaagagggaaacagtagagacatggagagaaagaaagaggaacatACCAAATTTTAAGTACAGAAATGTGGCTATGATCAACCAGTGtttatatttaaaacacagttgttgttgttttttaatttactcACATCAGCACGAAGACCAGACAGACAGCAAAGGGAGGGAGCGATATCACAGCAAGAGGAATGGCTTTTATCATGTCTTTACGaaactacaggaaaaaaaaaacagaaaaaatggagTGTAAACGTCGAATATTAACCATCGGAGAagacaaactgtttttaaaatggtgTGAAGGAAAGCACATTAGGTAGTATTCACgaaactctctttctcagttAACCACACAAGCTGAACCAAAGTCAATAACGTCTAAAAGGAATGCCTGTTGGCTCTTTTGGTTTTGGATAGCTTCAAGTTTTGTCTAAAATCAGCAAGCTGACAAAAACTTATTGAAATCAGTACAACAGTGCAATATTTTCCTGCTTAGTTAAAGTTTACTTCCTATAGATCTGAACATGTAAAGCATTACACCATTCTATTTGATTGTTCAGTCATGTCTGTAGTCACACTGTTATGGAAAGAGAACAACTGTTGAAAGTAATCAGTCAAAACATCAGTTTATCCTAAGGTCAAAAACCTCACATTCTTATATTATCTACATACTGTATAAAAGGAAAACTTTTCCTTATTAACTCTGATAAaatgggaggaagaggaggaattACATTGTCTGTAAGCAGCATCATTTGCATCACCTTCGATAAGATCGATCATTAAAGAAATGACACAGTTAAATTATGTAGTAGAGGTAAATAGGGGCTTACCATCATGAGCCTCTCCATATCTCGATATGGCAACTGCCTGTACTGGATGTTGTTACGACACATACTCCTTTTTATTCTCCTTACCTCTCGAATATCTTCAAACAGGAGCTGAAATCCTAAAACACATatgtaaacaataaaacaaatgctGATCAGAATGGCGATACGCGAGTCAGTGATCAACTTTTAGCTTCAGTATCAACTGATATAGGTTAACTGTTTATATAAACTAACCCGATTGGCTTACACTAACACAGGATGCTAAAGCTACTAAAAACAGTATTAAAATAGGTGTGAGCAGTCAAACTGCTTCTGACACCTTTACAGTGCTGTGAACGTCACTTCTGTATTGAGTAAAGATGTACTAATGCTCTGTCTTCCtgaataaaatgtaaactgGTTTCAATAAGACAATTATGTCCAAAGTTGTTAGGACCACCATCACATCCCAGTAATCAATTAGCATTGCAGTGGTTCTCCAGTGTTCTGATGTGGTATTTTGGACATGGGTGTTGGTACTGTCAACGTTTGTGTGGTGACGGGGGTTGGATGCTCAGATGCTCACCTCTCATGAAGGTATGGTACAGAACGTAAAACCGAGGGAAACGATGTTCCAAGAAACGCTCATACTTGTCATTTACCCTTTGGAGTAAACCCAGCCTTGCGTGAGACGTTGAGTAAAATCTAGATGACAAGGGACACATATTATATTGGTTAagtcatgaacacacacacacacacacacacacaaaaacgcaaaTGTAAATTCTTCACTTGGCTAAACGTATTGCAACACATTATATGACATGAACAACCTTGGACCCAGACTAGCCCATGAGACGTGTTCCTCCCTGACCTATGCATCGTGAAACCTTCTACATATTTTGctgtagatttaaaaaaaaaaaaaaaaagcgtgtgtTACGGTATGCCTCACTGGAGATGCAATCGCGGTACTGTGCCATTGTCGGGTTAATTTGTCTACATTCCATGCCTGGGTGTCTCTTGACATTTTACTGAATACACTGTCCAATCTACATGTCTTCTTAGCTATAAAGTGGAAGGAAAAGGCGAGAGAATTCTCGAAAGAATAAGGTCAATTGCACGTGACTGTGCAGAGACTCTAAAATATAAAAGAACATCACTGTtgataatatgaaaatatttactGGCCTTCCGTAACGTGCATGACATATATACATCAGGAGCAGAGTACTTCATGTACAACTGTGCTAAACCTGATCAAAAACGCTTTCGTAACTACAACAACCCACACAACAAAATGGCAGTGTACCTTAAGCAGGCATGTGCTCTCCACTGACCATGGACCACGGTTAATTGCTTTAAAATAGGTGATGCTATCGCTCCGAGCCCGCAGACAGCCGCCATTGCAAAACGCGCATGTATCAGTTGTACACAAACCAAAGGTCTCTGTACACCAACTAGAGGCACTTATAACCACACCTGTCAATGTTTCTACCGTAAAACCACTAATATTGTCGTCCAACAATCGTTACgctacagaaaagaaagaacagtaaGAACAGTAAAAATGATAATTTACAGGAACAGGGAAAAACGTTGAACCGTAAAACTGAACTATTAGGAGCCTTCGACCAATAATTTTCGTTTATGCTTGAGATGTACAAATATATTGCAGCAGTATAGGTCAGCCAGGAATATTTTATAGTTGTCATATAtataaccccccctcccccatttcAATCTGAAATGGACAAAAGATAAAATTTCAAACTCGCTAAAGTTTGAATTCTTGAATGACAGCGTATAtgtttttgtgggggtttttttgcctcCGTGCTTCACATTGCCAGCAGAGGAGCGCTGTGCCGCTGGAGGCAAAGGCTACAAATTGCAGTCTCCGAAAAAGTTTTGCCCGGCAACCAGTTCTTCACGGTAAAGCGGTTGCCCCTGTCCCTTTCTTTTAAGGTCATACTGCAGCACACATGATAAAGTTTTAAATCAGTTAGTCAGTATAGCAGAGGTCCTTCGCGAACTCAGGCATATACACAGCCACCTCTCCGGATCGCTCACTTGCGTACGTCATCAGTTTTCACCGAATGTGATGGAACATCGTGGATTACTTTCAACGTTGTAGCGGTGGCTTCATTTCACACAAGGTTTGTAATGCACACAGTTATTCTTAGTATTGTAGTTTCATGTATATCAGCACATAGATTAAATACGGAGTTCAGGCTTTATTTTTCGAACAATTCCATTC
This window encodes:
- the LOC115815277 gene encoding LETM1 domain-containing protein 1-like, which gives rise to MAAVCGLGAIASPILKQLTVVHGQWRAHACLRFYSTSHARLGLLQRVNDKYERFLEHRFPRFYVLYHTFMRGFQLLFEDIREVRRIKRSMCRNNIQYRQLPYRDMERLMMFRKDMIKAIPLAVISLPPFAVCLVFVLMYLFPRQLLFRHFWTPQQQRKFLNIEHAQRSCHHEEIMRSVAWTIPLVKEWPQRSMLLNLCSKVQSGAHPSVSDIQAVGRVFSGPPLGMMSLESSHMRLLCSPLLLTQWLPAFLLRRRLVSKSLDLLYLDRALVSLGLEQLSDKEVIQACYLRGLNSSRLNSSQCRDWLHQWLQLSSRVKDSETSLLLHSMVLLTINYPKS